The region GTGTTTGCCGCATCAGATCAGCAATTGCAGTTCTTCCTTGGCAATGTGCGCAAGCGTCAGCGGGAGCAGAATATCAACAAGGTGACGGTGTTCACTGACCGGCGCAACGGGATTTCCCGTGAGGATGAGCCGATTACGCGTGCGGTTAGGCGTGAAGAGGTGATTTTGGATGCCGGTATCAAAAAAGAGATCTACCGCTCGCTCGACCAGTTCTTCGATAGCGACCGCAGCTTCTATGTCACCTACGATATCCCGTACAAGCGGGGGATTCTGCTCTACGGGCATCCGGGCAACGGCAAGACCACTCTGGTCAAATCCATTGCCGGAAGCGTGCCGGGGCCAGTGCTCTATTGGCAGATTACGGAGTATACGAGCAGCGAATCGGTGAATGAGGTGTTCGAGGCTGCGGCGCGGCTGGCGCCGATGGTACTGGTGATTGAGGATATTGACTCCATGCCGCAGGAGGTCCGCTCCTTCTTCCTCAACACGCTGGACGGGGCGACCTCCAAGGAAGGAATCTTCCTGATCGGCACGACTAATTACCCGGATAAAATCGACCCGGGTCTCATGAACCGCGCCGGGCGCTTCGACCGGGCCTATGAGATCAAAATGCCAAGCGAGGCGTTGCGCCTTGAATATCTGCAGCTGCGCGGCTTCTCCGCCTTCGCAGGTGAGGAAGGCACGGCTGCCGCTGCGCGCCTGACCGGGGATTTCTCCCTGACTCAGCTCGGCGAGCTGTATGTCAGTGCTGCACTGGAATGGCATGAGAACGGCACGGCGGATGTGGAGCTCCTTGTGCGCGGCATGCGCGGCGAGCTGGACAAGGGCCGCAAACG is a window of Paenibacillus sp. FSL H3-0469 DNA encoding:
- a CDS encoding AAA family ATPase, with the translated sequence MEQENKKPAVIYEYDEERAGIIKGYDVYARLVDGILEALYTRYGVRYELYASDDPNSEYWKLLENDVQSGNAGVEHVARIFDRLEDRTFVFDDEKEQPEYHIHLSVRNNVLAYPAMGIALARVPVFQENGINFQDYVFAASDQQLQFFLGNVRKRQREQNINKVTVFTDRRNGISREDEPITRAVRREEVILDAGIKKEIYRSLDQFFDSDRSFYVTYDIPYKRGILLYGHPGNGKTTLVKSIAGSVPGPVLYWQITEYTSSESVNEVFEAAARLAPMVLVIEDIDSMPQEVRSFFLNTLDGATSKEGIFLIGTTNYPDKIDPGLMNRAGRFDRAYEIKMPSEALRLEYLQLRGFSAFAGEEGTAAAARLTGDFSLTQLGELYVSAALEWHENGTADVELLVRGMRGELDKGRKREWMKDASSSIGFY